A single Cottoperca gobio chromosome 3, fCotGob3.1, whole genome shotgun sequence DNA region contains:
- the LOC115005612 gene encoding SKI family transcriptional corepressor 1 homolog-B-like isoform X3: MESMPGQLRDAGRDASSSPSSKHDAPSFSGPSSLKPNQVSETALYGVPIVCLVIDGKERLCLAQISNTLLKNYSYNEIHNRRVALGITCVQCTPVQLELLRRAGAMPISSRRCGMITKREAERLCKSFLGAHSPPKLPENFAFDVTHDCAWGSRGSFIPARYNSSRAKCIKCSFCNMYFSPNKFIFHSHRTSESKYLQPDAANFNSWRRHLKLTDKKQSDDIHHAWEDVKAMFNGGSRKRTLPMSGSGMSSSMKSQASSSLAQTSSSEIPRKTLRCDEDQGNNNLSLVSGARTYPVIPVPSKSFAMLQKIPPPMFPHHPYGFPSYGLCPKKSDGLPDGNKTNVSGVFWPGAKDALYPAFPMFWPTAGGLPMPPYTGSPPKPLTELPGVRQAELDLPDQSDRGANTPKDTNHHPHHQQDGGERCSSSQSSSRNDEDRSGDETPQRKISYISAFRPVVKDAETIAKLYGNRDSYGVRSGYLSPDFISESSSYRSISPDRDSVVDDEDDDLDVDVESNRGQDEEEPIQISPGGDHHDSPVPDRVSSAAEESQEQPDASSPGPAAASPEDSVHSGSSDEDRRMRNGSPIHEVYAHEKDGHVLLNEHSSLVSKHSSSPRRSNGVHHVSEILNQRNATYQEQKDRQADGALRIDISVHERDLENMAKEELQKQLVEQVELRKKLEREFQHLKDNFQDQMKRELSYREEMVQQLQIVREAHDALHHFSCKMLTPRQCTGACTFKPPLLPP; encoded by the exons ATGGAGTCGATGCCCGGACAGCTTCGAGACGCGGGACGAGACGCCAGCTCTTCCCCCAGTTCAAAGCATGACGCGCCGAGCTTCTCCGGCCCCAGCTCGCTCAAACCAAACCAAGTGAGTGAGACCGCCCTGTACGGGGTGCCCATCGTATGTCTGGTCATAGACGGCAAGGAGAGACTCTGCCTGGCGCAGATTTCCAACACCCTGCTGAAAAACTACAGCTACAACGAGATACACAACCGCCGGGTCGCTCTGGGCATCACGTGTGTGCAGTGCACCCCGGTGCAGCTGGAGCTCTTGCGGCGCGCTGGGGCCATGCCCATCTCCTCCAGGCGCTGCGGCATGATCACCAAACGGGAGGCCGAGAGGCTCTGCAAGTCCTTCCTGGGAGCGCACAGCCCCCCAAAGCTACCGGAAAATTTCGCATTTGATGTGACTCATGATTGCGCCTGGGGCTCCAGGGGCAGCTTCATACCTGCCAGATACAACAGCTCCAGAGCAAAGTGTATCAAGTGCAGCTTTTGCAACATGTATTTCTCCCCAAATAAATTCATTTTCCACTCTCATCGCACCTCAGAGTCTAAGTATCTGCAGCCGGACGCGGCCAACTTCAATTCGTGGAGACGCCACCTAAAACTGACGGACAAAAAACAATCTGACGACATTCATCATGCGTGGGAGGATGTAAAGGCCATGTTCAACGGTGGGAGTAGAAAGAGGACTCTGCCCATGAGCGGGTCGGGGATGTCCTCGTCGATGAAATCACAGGCCTCGTCCAGCCTGGCCCAAACCAGTTCCTCTGAGATCCCTCGGAAAACTTTACGCTGCGACGAGGATCAGGGAAATAATAACCTGAGTTTGGTGAGCGGCGCACGGACCTACCCAGTCATCCCAGTGCCCAGCAAGAGCTTTGCCATGCTTCAGAAAATCCCCCCACCTATGTTCCCCCACCACCCCTATGGCTTCCCCAGCTATGGACTATGTCCGAAAAAGAGCGACGGTTTGCCTGATGGGAACAAAACCAATGTCTCTGGTGTGTTTTGGCCTGGCGCAAAGGACGCCCTCTATCCTGCTTTCCCTATGTTTTGGCCCACAGCTGGTGGCCTACCCATGCCGCCCTACACCGGGTCTCCACCTAAACCTCTTACAGAGCTGCCAGGCGTCCGGCAGGCGGAGCTCGACTTGCCGGACCAAAGCGACCGGGGAGCAAACACACCCAAAGACACCAACCACCACCCTCACCATCAGCAGGACGGAGGAGAGCGCTGTTCCAGCTCACAGTCCTCCTCCAGGAACGACGAGGACAGGTCCGGGGACGAGACCCCTCAGAGGAAAATTAGCTACATTTCGGCCTTCAGGCCCGTGGTCAAAGACGCGGAGACCATCGCCAAACTCTACGGCAACCGGGACAGCTACGGCGTGCGCTCTGGCTACCTGTCCCCGGATTTTATCAGCGAGAGCTCCAGTTATAGATCGATATCACCGGACAGGGACAGCGTGGTGGACGACGAGGACGACGACCTGGACGTGGATGTGGAGTCCAACCGCGGACAAGACGAAGAGGAGCCGATCCAGATCTCGCCGGGTGGGGACCACCATGACTCCCCTGTGCCGGACCGGGTCTCCTCGGCTGCCGAGGAGAGCCAGGAGCAGCCGGATGCCTCCAGCCCAGgaccagcagcagcatcaccGGAGGACTCCGTGCACTCTGGGTCATCAGATGAGGACAGACGGATGCGTAATGGCTCTCCTATTCATGAA GTGTACGCTCATGAAAAGGACGGCCACGTGCTTCTGAACGAGCATTCGTCGTTAGTGTCGAAACACTCGAGCAGCCCCCGCAGATCCAACg GTGTTCATCACGTGTCTGAAATACTGAACCAACGCAACGCAACATATCAGGAGCAAAAGGACCGACAAG CCGATGGAGCTTTACGCATCGACATCAGCGTGCATGAAAGAGATCTGGAGAACATGGCTAAAG AGGAATTGCAGAAGCAGCTTGTGGAACAAGTGgagttgaggaaaaagttggaGAGAGAATTTCAGCATTTAAAAG ATAATTTTCAGGATCAAATGAAGCGTGAGCTGTCCTACAGAGAGGAAATGGTCCAGCAGCTGCAGATTGTTCGAg AAGCTCATGACGCCCTTCACCATTTCTCCTGCAAGATGCTCACCCCTCGTCAGTGTACCGGAGCCTGCACCTTCAAACCTCCGCTGCTGCCTCCCTAG
- the LOC115005612 gene encoding SKI family transcriptional corepressor 1 homolog-B-like isoform X4 encodes MESMPGQLRDAGRDASSSPSSKHDAPSFSGPSSLKPNQVSETALYGVPIVCLVIDGKERLCLAQISNTLLKNYSYNEIHNRRVALGITCVQCTPVQLELLRRAGAMPISSRRCGMITKREAERLCKSFLGAHSPPKLPENFAFDVTHDCAWGSRGSFIPARYNSSRAKCIKCSFCNMYFSPNKFIFHSHRTSESKYLQPDAANFNSWRRHLKLTDKKQSDDIHHAWEDVKAMFNGGSRKRTLPMSGSGMSSSMKSQASSSLAQTSSSEIPRKTLRCDEDQGNNNLSLVSGARTYPVIPVPSKSFAMLQKIPPPMFPHHPYGFPSYGLCPKKSDGLPDGNKTNVSGVFWPGAKDALYPAFPMFWPTAGGLPMPPYTGSPPKPLTELPGVRQAELDLPDQSDRGANTPKDTNHHPHHQQDGGERCSSSQSSSRNDEDRSGDETPQRKISYISAFRPVVKDAETIAKLYGNRDSYGVRSGYLSPDFISESSSYRSISPDRDSVVDDEDDDLDVDVESNRGQDEEEPIQISPGGDHHDSPVPDRVSSAAEESQEQPDASSPGPAAASPEDSVHSGSSDEDRRMRNGSPIHEVYAHEKDGHVLLNEHSSLVSKHSSSPRRSNGVHHVSEILNQRNATYQEQKDRQADGALRIDISVHERDLENMAKEELQKQLVEQVELRKKLEREFQHLKDNFQDQMKRELSYREEMVQQLQIVRAHDALHHFSCKMLTPRQCTGACTFKPPLLPP; translated from the exons ATGGAGTCGATGCCCGGACAGCTTCGAGACGCGGGACGAGACGCCAGCTCTTCCCCCAGTTCAAAGCATGACGCGCCGAGCTTCTCCGGCCCCAGCTCGCTCAAACCAAACCAAGTGAGTGAGACCGCCCTGTACGGGGTGCCCATCGTATGTCTGGTCATAGACGGCAAGGAGAGACTCTGCCTGGCGCAGATTTCCAACACCCTGCTGAAAAACTACAGCTACAACGAGATACACAACCGCCGGGTCGCTCTGGGCATCACGTGTGTGCAGTGCACCCCGGTGCAGCTGGAGCTCTTGCGGCGCGCTGGGGCCATGCCCATCTCCTCCAGGCGCTGCGGCATGATCACCAAACGGGAGGCCGAGAGGCTCTGCAAGTCCTTCCTGGGAGCGCACAGCCCCCCAAAGCTACCGGAAAATTTCGCATTTGATGTGACTCATGATTGCGCCTGGGGCTCCAGGGGCAGCTTCATACCTGCCAGATACAACAGCTCCAGAGCAAAGTGTATCAAGTGCAGCTTTTGCAACATGTATTTCTCCCCAAATAAATTCATTTTCCACTCTCATCGCACCTCAGAGTCTAAGTATCTGCAGCCGGACGCGGCCAACTTCAATTCGTGGAGACGCCACCTAAAACTGACGGACAAAAAACAATCTGACGACATTCATCATGCGTGGGAGGATGTAAAGGCCATGTTCAACGGTGGGAGTAGAAAGAGGACTCTGCCCATGAGCGGGTCGGGGATGTCCTCGTCGATGAAATCACAGGCCTCGTCCAGCCTGGCCCAAACCAGTTCCTCTGAGATCCCTCGGAAAACTTTACGCTGCGACGAGGATCAGGGAAATAATAACCTGAGTTTGGTGAGCGGCGCACGGACCTACCCAGTCATCCCAGTGCCCAGCAAGAGCTTTGCCATGCTTCAGAAAATCCCCCCACCTATGTTCCCCCACCACCCCTATGGCTTCCCCAGCTATGGACTATGTCCGAAAAAGAGCGACGGTTTGCCTGATGGGAACAAAACCAATGTCTCTGGTGTGTTTTGGCCTGGCGCAAAGGACGCCCTCTATCCTGCTTTCCCTATGTTTTGGCCCACAGCTGGTGGCCTACCCATGCCGCCCTACACCGGGTCTCCACCTAAACCTCTTACAGAGCTGCCAGGCGTCCGGCAGGCGGAGCTCGACTTGCCGGACCAAAGCGACCGGGGAGCAAACACACCCAAAGACACCAACCACCACCCTCACCATCAGCAGGACGGAGGAGAGCGCTGTTCCAGCTCACAGTCCTCCTCCAGGAACGACGAGGACAGGTCCGGGGACGAGACCCCTCAGAGGAAAATTAGCTACATTTCGGCCTTCAGGCCCGTGGTCAAAGACGCGGAGACCATCGCCAAACTCTACGGCAACCGGGACAGCTACGGCGTGCGCTCTGGCTACCTGTCCCCGGATTTTATCAGCGAGAGCTCCAGTTATAGATCGATATCACCGGACAGGGACAGCGTGGTGGACGACGAGGACGACGACCTGGACGTGGATGTGGAGTCCAACCGCGGACAAGACGAAGAGGAGCCGATCCAGATCTCGCCGGGTGGGGACCACCATGACTCCCCTGTGCCGGACCGGGTCTCCTCGGCTGCCGAGGAGAGCCAGGAGCAGCCGGATGCCTCCAGCCCAGgaccagcagcagcatcaccGGAGGACTCCGTGCACTCTGGGTCATCAGATGAGGACAGACGGATGCGTAATGGCTCTCCTATTCATGAA GTGTACGCTCATGAAAAGGACGGCCACGTGCTTCTGAACGAGCATTCGTCGTTAGTGTCGAAACACTCGAGCAGCCCCCGCAGATCCAACg GTGTTCATCACGTGTCTGAAATACTGAACCAACGCAACGCAACATATCAGGAGCAAAAGGACCGACAAG CCGATGGAGCTTTACGCATCGACATCAGCGTGCATGAAAGAGATCTGGAGAACATGGCTAAAG AGGAATTGCAGAAGCAGCTTGTGGAACAAGTGgagttgaggaaaaagttggaGAGAGAATTTCAGCATTTAAAAG ATAATTTTCAGGATCAAATGAAGCGTGAGCTGTCCTACAGAGAGGAAATGGTCCAGCAGCTGCAGATTGTTCGAg CTCATGACGCCCTTCACCATTTCTCCTGCAAGATGCTCACCCCTCGTCAGTGTACCGGAGCCTGCACCTTCAAACCTCCGCTGCTGCCTCCCTAG
- the LOC115005612 gene encoding SKI family transcriptional corepressor 1 homolog-B-like isoform X2 codes for MESMPGQLRDAGRDASSSPSSKHDAPSFSGPSSLKPNQVSETALYGVPIVCLVIDGKERLCLAQISNTLLKNYSYNEIHNRRVALGITCVQCTPVQLELLRRAGAMPISSRRCGMITKREAERLCKSFLGAHSPPKLPENFAFDVTHDCAWGSRGSFIPARYNSSRAKCIKCSFCNMYFSPNKFIFHSHRTSESKYLQPDAANFNSWRRHLKLTDKKQSDDIHHAWEDVKAMFNGGSRKRTLPMSGSGMSSSMKSQASSSLAQTSSSEIPRKTLRCDEDQGNNNLSLVSGARTYPVIPVPSKSFAMLQKIPPPMFPHHPYGFPSYGLCPKKSDGLPDGNKTNVSGVFWPGAKDALYPAFPMFWPTAGGLPMPPYTGSPPKPLTELPGVRQAELDLPDQSDRGANTPKDTNHHPHHQQDGGERCSSSQSSSRNDEDRSGDETPQRKISYISAFRPVVKDAETIAKLYGNRDSYGVRSGYLSPDFISESSSYRSISPDRDSVVDDEDDDLDVDVESNRGQDEEEPIQISPGGDHHDSPVPDRVSSAAEESQEQPDASSPGPAAASPEDSVHSGSSDEDRRMRNGSPIHEVYAHEKDGHVLLNEHSSLVSKHSSSPRRSNGVHHVSEILNQRNATYQEQKDRQADGALRIDISVHERDLENMAKEELQKQLVEQVELRKKLEREFQHLKDNFQDQMKRELSYREEMVQQLQIVRDTLCSELDQERKARYAIQQKLKAHDALHHFSCKMLTPRQCTGACTFKPPLLPP; via the exons ATGGAGTCGATGCCCGGACAGCTTCGAGACGCGGGACGAGACGCCAGCTCTTCCCCCAGTTCAAAGCATGACGCGCCGAGCTTCTCCGGCCCCAGCTCGCTCAAACCAAACCAAGTGAGTGAGACCGCCCTGTACGGGGTGCCCATCGTATGTCTGGTCATAGACGGCAAGGAGAGACTCTGCCTGGCGCAGATTTCCAACACCCTGCTGAAAAACTACAGCTACAACGAGATACACAACCGCCGGGTCGCTCTGGGCATCACGTGTGTGCAGTGCACCCCGGTGCAGCTGGAGCTCTTGCGGCGCGCTGGGGCCATGCCCATCTCCTCCAGGCGCTGCGGCATGATCACCAAACGGGAGGCCGAGAGGCTCTGCAAGTCCTTCCTGGGAGCGCACAGCCCCCCAAAGCTACCGGAAAATTTCGCATTTGATGTGACTCATGATTGCGCCTGGGGCTCCAGGGGCAGCTTCATACCTGCCAGATACAACAGCTCCAGAGCAAAGTGTATCAAGTGCAGCTTTTGCAACATGTATTTCTCCCCAAATAAATTCATTTTCCACTCTCATCGCACCTCAGAGTCTAAGTATCTGCAGCCGGACGCGGCCAACTTCAATTCGTGGAGACGCCACCTAAAACTGACGGACAAAAAACAATCTGACGACATTCATCATGCGTGGGAGGATGTAAAGGCCATGTTCAACGGTGGGAGTAGAAAGAGGACTCTGCCCATGAGCGGGTCGGGGATGTCCTCGTCGATGAAATCACAGGCCTCGTCCAGCCTGGCCCAAACCAGTTCCTCTGAGATCCCTCGGAAAACTTTACGCTGCGACGAGGATCAGGGAAATAATAACCTGAGTTTGGTGAGCGGCGCACGGACCTACCCAGTCATCCCAGTGCCCAGCAAGAGCTTTGCCATGCTTCAGAAAATCCCCCCACCTATGTTCCCCCACCACCCCTATGGCTTCCCCAGCTATGGACTATGTCCGAAAAAGAGCGACGGTTTGCCTGATGGGAACAAAACCAATGTCTCTGGTGTGTTTTGGCCTGGCGCAAAGGACGCCCTCTATCCTGCTTTCCCTATGTTTTGGCCCACAGCTGGTGGCCTACCCATGCCGCCCTACACCGGGTCTCCACCTAAACCTCTTACAGAGCTGCCAGGCGTCCGGCAGGCGGAGCTCGACTTGCCGGACCAAAGCGACCGGGGAGCAAACACACCCAAAGACACCAACCACCACCCTCACCATCAGCAGGACGGAGGAGAGCGCTGTTCCAGCTCACAGTCCTCCTCCAGGAACGACGAGGACAGGTCCGGGGACGAGACCCCTCAGAGGAAAATTAGCTACATTTCGGCCTTCAGGCCCGTGGTCAAAGACGCGGAGACCATCGCCAAACTCTACGGCAACCGGGACAGCTACGGCGTGCGCTCTGGCTACCTGTCCCCGGATTTTATCAGCGAGAGCTCCAGTTATAGATCGATATCACCGGACAGGGACAGCGTGGTGGACGACGAGGACGACGACCTGGACGTGGATGTGGAGTCCAACCGCGGACAAGACGAAGAGGAGCCGATCCAGATCTCGCCGGGTGGGGACCACCATGACTCCCCTGTGCCGGACCGGGTCTCCTCGGCTGCCGAGGAGAGCCAGGAGCAGCCGGATGCCTCCAGCCCAGgaccagcagcagcatcaccGGAGGACTCCGTGCACTCTGGGTCATCAGATGAGGACAGACGGATGCGTAATGGCTCTCCTATTCATGAA GTGTACGCTCATGAAAAGGACGGCCACGTGCTTCTGAACGAGCATTCGTCGTTAGTGTCGAAACACTCGAGCAGCCCCCGCAGATCCAACg GTGTTCATCACGTGTCTGAAATACTGAACCAACGCAACGCAACATATCAGGAGCAAAAGGACCGACAAG CCGATGGAGCTTTACGCATCGACATCAGCGTGCATGAAAGAGATCTGGAGAACATGGCTAAAG AGGAATTGCAGAAGCAGCTTGTGGAACAAGTGgagttgaggaaaaagttggaGAGAGAATTTCAGCATTTAAAAG ATAATTTTCAGGATCAAATGAAGCGTGAGCTGTCCTACAGAGAGGAAATGGTCCAGCAGCTGCAGATTGTTCGAg ACACTTTGTGCAGCGAGTTGGACCAAGAGAGAAAGGCTCGTTATGCAATACAGCAGAAGCTAAAAG CTCATGACGCCCTTCACCATTTCTCCTGCAAGATGCTCACCCCTCGTCAGTGTACCGGAGCCTGCACCTTCAAACCTCCGCTGCTGCCTCCCTAG
- the LOC115005612 gene encoding SKI family transcriptional corepressor 1 homolog-B-like isoform X1, translated as MESMPGQLRDAGRDASSSPSSKHDAPSFSGPSSLKPNQVSETALYGVPIVCLVIDGKERLCLAQISNTLLKNYSYNEIHNRRVALGITCVQCTPVQLELLRRAGAMPISSRRCGMITKREAERLCKSFLGAHSPPKLPENFAFDVTHDCAWGSRGSFIPARYNSSRAKCIKCSFCNMYFSPNKFIFHSHRTSESKYLQPDAANFNSWRRHLKLTDKKQSDDIHHAWEDVKAMFNGGSRKRTLPMSGSGMSSSMKSQASSSLAQTSSSEIPRKTLRCDEDQGNNNLSLVSGARTYPVIPVPSKSFAMLQKIPPPMFPHHPYGFPSYGLCPKKSDGLPDGNKTNVSGVFWPGAKDALYPAFPMFWPTAGGLPMPPYTGSPPKPLTELPGVRQAELDLPDQSDRGANTPKDTNHHPHHQQDGGERCSSSQSSSRNDEDRSGDETPQRKISYISAFRPVVKDAETIAKLYGNRDSYGVRSGYLSPDFISESSSYRSISPDRDSVVDDEDDDLDVDVESNRGQDEEEPIQISPGGDHHDSPVPDRVSSAAEESQEQPDASSPGPAAASPEDSVHSGSSDEDRRMRNGSPIHEVYAHEKDGHVLLNEHSSLVSKHSSSPRRSNGVHHVSEILNQRNATYQEQKDRQADGALRIDISVHERDLENMAKEELQKQLVEQVELRKKLEREFQHLKDNFQDQMKRELSYREEMVQQLQIVRDTLCSELDQERKARYAIQQKLKEAHDALHHFSCKMLTPRQCTGACTFKPPLLPP; from the exons ATGGAGTCGATGCCCGGACAGCTTCGAGACGCGGGACGAGACGCCAGCTCTTCCCCCAGTTCAAAGCATGACGCGCCGAGCTTCTCCGGCCCCAGCTCGCTCAAACCAAACCAAGTGAGTGAGACCGCCCTGTACGGGGTGCCCATCGTATGTCTGGTCATAGACGGCAAGGAGAGACTCTGCCTGGCGCAGATTTCCAACACCCTGCTGAAAAACTACAGCTACAACGAGATACACAACCGCCGGGTCGCTCTGGGCATCACGTGTGTGCAGTGCACCCCGGTGCAGCTGGAGCTCTTGCGGCGCGCTGGGGCCATGCCCATCTCCTCCAGGCGCTGCGGCATGATCACCAAACGGGAGGCCGAGAGGCTCTGCAAGTCCTTCCTGGGAGCGCACAGCCCCCCAAAGCTACCGGAAAATTTCGCATTTGATGTGACTCATGATTGCGCCTGGGGCTCCAGGGGCAGCTTCATACCTGCCAGATACAACAGCTCCAGAGCAAAGTGTATCAAGTGCAGCTTTTGCAACATGTATTTCTCCCCAAATAAATTCATTTTCCACTCTCATCGCACCTCAGAGTCTAAGTATCTGCAGCCGGACGCGGCCAACTTCAATTCGTGGAGACGCCACCTAAAACTGACGGACAAAAAACAATCTGACGACATTCATCATGCGTGGGAGGATGTAAAGGCCATGTTCAACGGTGGGAGTAGAAAGAGGACTCTGCCCATGAGCGGGTCGGGGATGTCCTCGTCGATGAAATCACAGGCCTCGTCCAGCCTGGCCCAAACCAGTTCCTCTGAGATCCCTCGGAAAACTTTACGCTGCGACGAGGATCAGGGAAATAATAACCTGAGTTTGGTGAGCGGCGCACGGACCTACCCAGTCATCCCAGTGCCCAGCAAGAGCTTTGCCATGCTTCAGAAAATCCCCCCACCTATGTTCCCCCACCACCCCTATGGCTTCCCCAGCTATGGACTATGTCCGAAAAAGAGCGACGGTTTGCCTGATGGGAACAAAACCAATGTCTCTGGTGTGTTTTGGCCTGGCGCAAAGGACGCCCTCTATCCTGCTTTCCCTATGTTTTGGCCCACAGCTGGTGGCCTACCCATGCCGCCCTACACCGGGTCTCCACCTAAACCTCTTACAGAGCTGCCAGGCGTCCGGCAGGCGGAGCTCGACTTGCCGGACCAAAGCGACCGGGGAGCAAACACACCCAAAGACACCAACCACCACCCTCACCATCAGCAGGACGGAGGAGAGCGCTGTTCCAGCTCACAGTCCTCCTCCAGGAACGACGAGGACAGGTCCGGGGACGAGACCCCTCAGAGGAAAATTAGCTACATTTCGGCCTTCAGGCCCGTGGTCAAAGACGCGGAGACCATCGCCAAACTCTACGGCAACCGGGACAGCTACGGCGTGCGCTCTGGCTACCTGTCCCCGGATTTTATCAGCGAGAGCTCCAGTTATAGATCGATATCACCGGACAGGGACAGCGTGGTGGACGACGAGGACGACGACCTGGACGTGGATGTGGAGTCCAACCGCGGACAAGACGAAGAGGAGCCGATCCAGATCTCGCCGGGTGGGGACCACCATGACTCCCCTGTGCCGGACCGGGTCTCCTCGGCTGCCGAGGAGAGCCAGGAGCAGCCGGATGCCTCCAGCCCAGgaccagcagcagcatcaccGGAGGACTCCGTGCACTCTGGGTCATCAGATGAGGACAGACGGATGCGTAATGGCTCTCCTATTCATGAA GTGTACGCTCATGAAAAGGACGGCCACGTGCTTCTGAACGAGCATTCGTCGTTAGTGTCGAAACACTCGAGCAGCCCCCGCAGATCCAACg GTGTTCATCACGTGTCTGAAATACTGAACCAACGCAACGCAACATATCAGGAGCAAAAGGACCGACAAG CCGATGGAGCTTTACGCATCGACATCAGCGTGCATGAAAGAGATCTGGAGAACATGGCTAAAG AGGAATTGCAGAAGCAGCTTGTGGAACAAGTGgagttgaggaaaaagttggaGAGAGAATTTCAGCATTTAAAAG ATAATTTTCAGGATCAAATGAAGCGTGAGCTGTCCTACAGAGAGGAAATGGTCCAGCAGCTGCAGATTGTTCGAg ACACTTTGTGCAGCGAGTTGGACCAAGAGAGAAAGGCTCGTTATGCAATACAGCAGAAGCTAAAAG AAGCTCATGACGCCCTTCACCATTTCTCCTGCAAGATGCTCACCCCTCGTCAGTGTACCGGAGCCTGCACCTTCAAACCTCCGCTGCTGCCTCCCTAG